The Platichthys flesus chromosome 8, fPlaFle2.1, whole genome shotgun sequence genome has a window encoding:
- the cetn4 gene encoding uncharacterized protein cetn4 — protein MASGYRKAAPAVNPRKKAGPKVDLTDEQRLEIKEAFDLFDTDGTGTIDVKELKVAMRALGFEPKKDDIKKMIADIDKEGSGTIDFTDFLSMMTLKMSEKDSKEEIMKAFRLFDDDCTGKISFKNLKRVAKELGENLTDEELQEMIDEADRDGDGEVNEQEFLRVMKKTNLY, from the exons ATG GCGTCGGGCTACAGGAAAGCGGCTCCGGCGGTGAACCCGAGGAAGAAGGCGGGTCCCAAAGTGGATCTGACCGACGAGCAGCGGCTGGAGATCAAGGAGGCGTTCGACCTGTTCGACACCGATGGGACTGGGACCATAGACGTGAAGGAGCTAAAG GTCGCCATGAGAGCTCTCGGGTTTGAGCCAAAGAAAGACGATATCAAGAAGATGATCGCGGACATCGATAAAGAAGGATCCGGGACCATCGACTTCACAGACTTTCTCAGTATGATGACCCTGAAAATG AGTGAAAAGGACTCTAAAGAGGAAATAATGAAAGCTTTCCGACTGTTCGATGATGACTGCACGGGGAAAATCTCATTCAAAAACCTCAAGAGAGTTGCCAAAGAGCTGGGAGAGAATCTCACAGACGAGGAGTTACAG GAGATGATTGATGAGGCGGACCGGGACGGAGACGGGGAGGTCAACGAGCAGGAGTTCTTGAGGGTCATGAAGAAGACCAATCTGTACTGA
- the il21 gene encoding interleukin-21, whose product EVPSSCSFLLAALSLRVHAHASIGTTHAPLDATFASRSGDCQWKRKLHYSHPRFLQVSKTLLVVFLRPQGYIKEVCCCSLGFAGSNEKKKLTEVLNELKHVRETLPQNSRTMLNSPPHDIEDCCYRAALQCFHANLRVHFNGTSRYQKKLNRSLNNTLTKRGVEYCPSGNNTATICHNCDLQPKVSIEVFFDRLKSLIEKALSRLGSK is encoded by the exons GAAGTGCCGTCTTCCTGTAGCTTCCTGTTGGCTGCTCTGAGTTTACGCGTGCACGCACATGCATCTATAGGCACCACGCACGCGCCGCTTGACGCAACTTTCGCATCACGTAGCGGTGACTGCCAGTGGAAAAGAAAACTTCATTACTCACACCCcaggtttctgcaggtttccaAGACTCTACTAGTGGTTTTCCTGCGTCCTCAGGGATACATAAAAGAAG tgtgctgctgctctctgggcTTCGCAGGGTCCAACGAGAAGAAGAAATTAACAGAGGTCCTGAATGAGCTGAAGCATGTGAGAGAGACTCTGCCG CAGAACAGCAGGACGATGCTGAACTCTCCACCGCACGATATCGAG GACTGCTGCTACCGGGCGGCCCTCCAGTGCTTCCATGCAAACCTGAGAGTCCACTTCAATGGCACCAGCAGATATCAGAAAAAACTTAACAGGAGCCTGAACAACACCTTGACT AAAAGAGGTGTGGAATACTGTCCTTCAGGAAACAACACG GCAACTATCTGCCACAACTGTGACTTACAACCTAAAGTGAGCATTGAGGTATTCTTCGACAGGCTGAAGTCTCTAATTGAAAAG gcctTATCCAGACTGGGGTCGAAGTGA